A segment of the Aridibaculum aurantiacum genome:
GACTATGTGGCAGCGCCAGCAGTTATTATAGATGGTGGTGCCAACATAGGCATGTTTAGCGTGTTAATGAAGAACCAGTTCCCGCATGCGCAAGTGATCTCAATAGAACCTGACGCAGAAAACTTTCGCCAGTTGAAGTTGAATACTAGTAATTACCAGAACGTTTTCCTGGAAAATATGGGCTTATGGAACAAAGACACCAACCTTCATGTGTATGATAAATACGAATTAGGAAATTGGGGTATGGTGGTAGAAGAAAGTCCATCCGGCAATATCAAAGGCGGAAGTATCAATATGCTTATGCGTAAATACAACCTGAAGCAGATTGACATCTTAAAACTTGACATTGAATCGAGCGAAAAAGTCATCTTTTCTTCTAATTATGAATATTGGCTTAGCCGTACGCGCATGATCATCATTGAACTGCACGACAGCTTGCAAGCTGGTTGCGCTCAACAATTCTTCGAGGTGATCCAAAAGGTTTTTAATAAATACAGTTTCGCGGTAAAAGGTGAAAACGTCATCATCACTAACCTTAGTTGGCAGCCTGATGAAGCTCCACAATCTTAGCTATCTATTTCTCTTTGTTTGCCAGAAGTTCTACCCTTGTTAATCAAGATTGAAGTTGAGCTGATAATACTTTGAACAAAAAAAAATTGCAGCCTGTGCTGATACCAATCCACTTTACCTCAATGTATAGCATTAAATAATTTTAATTACCCACCCCTGCTCCTGCTGATGCTATTCATAATCAAAGCAGTATGAATTTGATCAAGCGAAAGTTCTATAGATCCTATTAGTAAGCAAGAAGAATGACAATATTTTCCTAACCACGAAGTGCAATAAACTGGATATTTTCAAGTTTTATTTGATGATTGTTTGCCCCTACAAAAAATCATTAATCTGCTTAACCCCCTAATGAAAAAGTTATCAATCCTTTGTTTGGTATTGCTCAGTTATACCGGGCAGGCTGCGAATTATTATTTTTCCACCTCCGCAGGTGATGATAATAGATCGGCAGCTCAAGCACAAAATCCTGCAACCCCGTGGAAGTCAATCGAAAAGCTAAATGCAGCTTTTAGTTCCTTTCAACCCGGAGATGTTATTTATTTAAAAAGAGGTGACACCTTCTATGGAACGATCAACATCTCGATATCTGGGACCGCTTCATCTCCTATTACTTTCAATGCTTATGGCTCAGGCAATAAGCCAATCATAACAGGCTTTACTTCAATTAGCGGCTGGAGTGCAGCAGGCAACAATATATACGAAGCATCGCATCCCGCTTTAGGTAGCCGGGTAAATATGCTATTGCTAAATGGATACAACAGGCATGTTGGCAGGTATCCTAATGCCACAGCAGCCAATAAAGGTTACCTGTATTTTCAATCTGCCGTTACAAACACTTCTATTGTTGATAATCATTTACTCGGAAAAAATTTCAATGGTGGAGACATTGTCATCAGGAAAAATCGCTGGGTTTTAGACAGGAATAAAATACTACTTCACACAGGCAACACCATTACCTATACTTCACAATCTGGTTATTGGGCCGACAATGGATATAGCTATTTTATACAAAACCATCCGTCAACACTTGACCAGGAAGGTGAATGGTATTACAATGCCTCTACCCGGAAAATTGGCATATACACAGCCAACGCCAATAGCAATTTAAGAAGTGTTCATGCGAGTACGCTGGATGTAATAGTGCAGGTTCAAAACCATTCCTACATCGTGTTCGACAACATTGCATTCACCGGAAGCACCAAGCATACTTTTTTTGTAAAAAATGCACAGCATGTGCAAATAAAAAACTGTGACCTGCTTTACAATGGCACCAATGCTATCACTGCAGATAACAGTCATCATATTGTTGTTGAAAATTCTACGATCAATCATAGTAACAATATTGCCTTCAATGGTATCAGTGGCAGCAATAACATTTTAAAAAATAATATCATTACCAATACAGGTGTGTTTACGGGAATGGGTGATGGCGACTCAGGTTCGTATGAAGCAGTAATGTTGAACGGAAGCAACAATACAGTGGAGTTAAATAAGATTGATAGCACCGGTTATATTCCCATTACTTTCAATGGAAATGATATAAACATAGCGAATAACACCATCAGCAATTTTGCTTTTGTAAAAGACGATGGTGGTGCCATATATACCTGGAACAACGGTAGTAATGCTCCTTCAAATTACAATAGAACCATAAAGAAGAACATTATTCTGAATGGTATTGGTGCAAGTGAAGGAACACCAGATCCGGGTAAAAAATATGCGCACGGAATTTATATAGATGATAATGCTTCGCATGTAAATATTGATGGCAATAGCGTAAGCAGCTGTGGAGGCTTTGGTATTTATGTGCACAATGCACGGGACCTTTCTATTGTAAATAATACGGTTTACAATAATAGAGTGCAACTGGAAATGGAGCATGATGATATAGCACCTAACAGCCCGGTAAGAAATAATGTAGTCACTAATAATATTCTTTTCTCTTTATTGGCAGATCAGCCGGTAGCAGAATATAAGAGCAGGAACGATGACCTCGCCAACTTCGGAACGTTTAACAACAACTACTATTGCAGGCCTATAGACAACAATGCTGTCATTAATACTTTGAAGAAAGTGAACGGCAGCTATATCTTCCAACAAGTTGATCTTGATGGTTGGAAGTCGATGCATGGAAAGGATCTGCAGTCGGTTGTTTCTCCAAAAGAATTTGCGAAATTTTCAATCAACCATGTCACTGGCAACAACCAATTCACCAATGGAAGTTTCAATAGCAACATTGGTGGATTATATGCGTATTCCAATGCCAATAACTGCGTTACCACATGGAACAATGGCGCTCTTGATGGAGGCTCTCTGCAGGTAAGCTTTTCAAGCCAGGCTGTCAACAATAATAAAGGAACGGTAATAATTGGTGTGGGTGCAGTGGCAGCTAATAAAACCTATTTGCTGAAGTTCAGCTTGAAAGGCACTGACAACCCAACTATGATGGAGGTCTACCTGCGTAAAAGCCTGTCTCCATACAATGACATAACAAGCAGGCATCTTGTAAAGATCAAGAGCAACCGGAAAGAGATTGCTGTTGTATTTACGCCAACAGAAAGTCTATCTAACGCCAGCATCGGCATTGACATTCCTGAACAACCAACACCTGTTTATCTGGATAATATTGAATTGGTGGAGGCAAATGTAACACTGGCTAATGTGCAGGATTCAGTTCGCTTTGTATACAATGCGTCGGTAGCCGGCAATAACTTCGCACTAGGCAGTACATACGTTGACGCAACCAATACAACCTACAATGCAAGCATATCGCTACCTGCATTTAGCTCAGCAGTATTGATGAAAACTTCTACTGGTACAGCTACACCTCCTGCAGCGTCATGCAGTGCCACAGGTAGTATCCTCCAGGAACTATGGGAAAATATTCCAGGCAATGACATTGCCAATATAAACTGGAATAGCCAGCCAACGAAGAATAAAACACTTACCGCTTTCGAAGCAGCTGTAGACGCTGGAGAAAATTTTGGATCGCGCATCCGTGGATTTATTTGTCCGCCACAAACCGGCAACTACACCTTTTTTATAGCCGGTGACGACGCTACTGAATTATACATCAGTACAAGTGATGATCCTGCTAACAAAGTACGCATTGCTTACAGCCTCAGCTGGACAAGCTTCAGAGAGTGGAACAAATTCTCTTCCCAAAAGTCATTACCAATAAGGCTGGAGGCAGGAAAGAAATATTATATAGAAGCACTGCACAAAGAAGGAAATGGCGGCGACCACGTATCTGTGGCGTGGCAGCTACCATCCGGTGAAATGGAGGCACCAATACCCGGCAACCGCCTTTCTCCCTTTCAAGCATCCACATCCGTGGCAGCTGATCAAACCATTGATTTTTCTCCTATTGCTGACGTCACTGTTGGAGCTGCTCCTTTTGCATTGGTGGCGACGGCAACATCTGGATTACCGGTAAGTTTCCGCGTTGTATCCGGCAATGCGACCATCAGCAATAATCAATGTACAGTTACGGGAGGCGGAAATATTGTTATAGAAGCGTCACAGGCTGGAAATGCAAGCTTCAATCCGGCGCCAGTAGTATCCAGGACTTTTACAGCAACCGCTGCAAGTACCTGCGGCGCTACAGGCAGCATCTTGCGCGAAGTTTGGAACAACGTAGCTGGCAACAACATAAGTGATAACAATTGGAACAACAACCCGCACAGTAGCAGCCAGCTAAGCCAATTTGAAGGCCCTACCAATGCAGCAGAAAGTTATGCTTCCCGCATACGTGGATATATCTGCCCTCCGGTTTCGGGTAACTATACATTTTGGATAGCAGGCGATGATGCTACCGAATTATATGTAAGTACAGACGCTAATCCAGCTAACAAAAGAAGAATAGCCTATAGCCTTAGCTGGACAGGCGAAAGAGAATGGAACAGGTTTACATCGCAGAAGTCAGCGCTAATAAGATTAGAGGCCGGAACGAAATATTATATAGAGGCCATTCATAAAGAAGGAAATGGTGGAGATCATTTATCTGTAGCCTGGCAATTACCTAATGGAGTATTTGAAGCACCTATAGCCGGAAGCCGTCTTTCTCCCTTTGAAAAAGTAGCCGTAGCTGCAGATCAATCTATTCATTTTGCGCCACTGGCCGATGTAACTGTTGGAACAGCGCCTTTTCAGTTAACTGCTACCTCTACGTCAGGATTGCCTGTTTCATTCAAAGTAATTTCTGGCCCGGCAACCATTACTGGAAATACTTTAACTGTGATTGGCGCTGGAACTGTGGTAATAGAAGCTACACAAGCTGGAAATTCTGATTTCCTTCCAGCACCAGCTGTCAGTCGAAACCTTGTAGTACATGGTGCTAACCAATGTGCAGCCACCGGTTTTATCCTTAGAGAATATTGGCAGCAAGTAGGGGGAAATAACTTGTGGCAAAACAACTGGTCTGGCACTCCGCACAGCTCCAGTTTGATTAATAGTTTTGAAGGTCCTGTGGATGTAGCTGATAATTACGCTTCGCGCATCAGGGGGTATATATGTGCTCCGCAAGATGGGTATTACACATTTTGGATTTCCGGCGACGACGCAACAGAGCTGAGGATAAGCAACGACATGAATCCTGCAAATGCACGAAAGATAGCATTCAGCCTAAGCTGGACCGGACCAAGAGAATGGCACAAGTATGCCACACAAAAATCTGCTCTTATCTATTTAGAAGCCAGCAAAAGCTACTACATAGAGGCTATACAAAAAGAAGGTGGCGGTGGGGATCACCTCGCTGTTGGTTGGGAACTTCCATCAGGCAACCGGGAGATGCCAATACCCGGAAGCAGGCTATCTCCTTTTGCACACAAACAGGAAGTTAGCAACAGCATATTTTTTGGGGCAAGAATGGCAGTAGAAACACCCATAAATAAATTGGCTGGCGCAAGCATACAAGTAGTCCCTAATCCAGTAGTTCATACCAGCAAGGTTACTTTTACTGTATCACAAGCAGGAATGACTTCTGTTGACCTTGTAGATATGCAGGGCCGGGTTCTAAGAAACTTGTTTTCAGGTATGGGCGAAGCTAATGTGGCAAAAACTATTGAATTACAGGCAGCAGGCCTGGCACCTGGAGTGTATATAGTTAAGCTAACTAATAGTAAAGAAGTAAAAAGCAGCAGGATACTAATTTCCCGCTAATAATACCTTGATAATGAATAGATGCCTCACCTGCAACAGGTGAGGCATTTTTTTTGCATAGTAACCTCTACTGTTCTGCATAAACTATATGTCTTCAGGCTTGTTTTGAGAACAGAGCCTATTTCCTTTATCCTCTGATTACCGCGCTCTACCTCATTTATACTTTATAAAGCCCATATGAAGAATTATTACAACGTCCTTGGCATTCCCGCTAACGCCAGTCTTCAAACAATCAATGAAGCTTACAAAAAACTAGCTCAAAAGTTTCACCCCGACAGGAACCCTGGTGATGAATTTTTTGCTTCCTGGTTCAAGGAAATCAATGAGGCGAGGCAGGTGTTGGCAAATGAAGAAGAGCGTGCGGAATACGATTATAAATTGGCTAATTATGCCGATGCATACGAATTGCTAAGGCAACAACATCTTAACCAGGTTGCCACAAGATCGCCGCGATACCACAAACATTCAGCATCTTATAGCCGGAGGAAAAAAGCCTGGATGGGAGCAGGTTTTGGGGTCATATTGGTAGGTACACTTTTATTCTTCAATACGATGAATAGCAGTGTTTTACATGAAAATGATGTACCCTTTGTTCTTTCATCTGAACCTCAAAATGCAGTGGCTAAAGTAAGCCTGCCGAAAGCCAAGGAAGAAGAATCACCAGTTGCCGAGGTACAAAAAGTTGAACCAATAGCTGTACCTGAAGAACAGGAAATTGCCGAAGAAAAAGCATCTATAAATCAAGTCGAACAAGAAAAGCCAGCTCATTCAAAAAGTACTCCTAATGTTTCAACGCGACCATTGAACGATACAGAAGTAGCTACAATAATTTCTTTATTACAGGCAGAACCTGGTGCCAATTGTGTTCAAATTATTCAATCGGCAGATAGTGAAATCAATGACGATTTTGCCATTGCACATATACTCCAGGAAAATGGTTATACAATAGCCGGACGAGAAATCAGTAAATCAGTTTCTACAGGCTTGAGTGTAGAACAAAATGGCAATTGCCTCAGGTTATACATTGGGCGATCGGTTAATTAATTGAGGCTTAAAGCCTGAATAATTGTACTAAACAGCTCAAGAGGAGCTTCTTCTTGTCCAGCAACTTCCCCATTCACAATCTACAGTTGTTTAGGCTCCATCCTATTATTATCAATTTTTATATAAACAATCATGGAGGGACATCTTGTAAAAAGTCCTAAAATGTTTCGGCATGAATATTAAGGAATATTAGTATCCAGATATTCTTTAGAATCCATCAACTGTTGCAGCCATAAACACCTTGTTGTATAGATAGTGTATATCTATCTGTGAAGTGCATGGTGAAGACGAATAATACTATAACAGCTCATATATGGCTTCTTATTTTGGATCAATCTTAATACCCTTATCTATTGGCTTACTCGCTTCATGCAGTAATTCAAGGAAGACTGTGTATTTCAACGAGCAGAAAGACGCCTCCATTGCTTCTACCATCACTGTTCCTCAATCAATCATACGAAACAACGATCTCCTTAGTATAAATGTTAGCAGTTTAAATCCTGAGGCAACAGCTATATTCAATACACCTAATACTACAGTAACACCAACTTCGGGAGTAGCTACTACCGGCGCTGCAGTACAAACTACAGGTTACCTTGTAAAAGCTGATGGAAACATTCAGTTCCCACTCCTTGGTAACGTAAAGGCAGCCGGTTTAAATTCTAATCAATTAGCCGAACAACTTACCCGGACACTTACTTCCAAAAAATTATTGGTTGATCCTATTGTTACTGTTCGTTTCCTTAACTATCGGGTTACCGTACTGGGTGAGGTTAGTCGACCAACAGTTATCAATGTTCCTGATGAAAAGATCTCGCTCCTGGAGGCTTTAGGCCTTGCTGGTGATATTACCATTTTTGGCAAAAAAGACAACGTGATGGTGATACGTGAAGAAGAAGGGCAAAAGATCATTAAAAGGATCAATTTAAACTCAAGCGAATTATTTCAATCGCCTTATTACTATTTGAAATCGAATGATATAGTATATGTAGAACCAAACAATGCAAGAGTTGCCAGTTCTACCCGTACCAACCAACTATTACCGATTTTACTTAGCGGATTATCGTTTGCTGCCATTATCGTTGATCGTGTAACCAGGTAAAATGTAGTGTATGGAATTTACAAGAAAAATTAAAGTAGAACGCTCAGGAAATATTATCAGCCAGGGAATTTACAGGTTCATGCCTTATTGGCCATTATTTATCGTATTTGTTATACTGGGTTTAGCAGGAGGTTATTTATATATGCGTTTTGCTACTCCCATGTATGAAACCACTGCTACCTTATTGATTAAGGATGAAAAAAAGGGAGCTATTGAATCAAAAGCATTGGAATCGCTTGATGTGCTAAGCCCCAAAAAGATTATTGAGAACGAGATCGAGGTTATTCAATCTTCTACCTTGCTGAACCAGGTAATAAATAGATTACATTTATATGCACCTGTTTACAAAGAAAAAGCGCTGAAGAGTGTTTCAGCATATTCTACCTCTCCTATTTATGTTCAATTGGATACCGGAACTGCGATCAGGCCTGTTGAAAAAATCCCATTCCAGTTCGACAATACAAAATCCGTTGTAAAACTAGAAAGTGGTGAATACCCGCTTAACAACTGGGTATCTACACCTTATGGAAAAATGAAGTTCCTGCCAACCAAGAACACGGCTGTGCCTGCAAGTGATGAGAAACTTTATTTTTCAATTGCTAGTCCAAAATCAGTTGCAGGATCAATCGGTAAAAGATTGACGGTAAGTACATCCAATAAGATGACCAGCATTTTGAACCTAAAACTAACGGACGAAGATCCTAAAAAGGGTGAAGACATCCTTAATGAACTTCTTTACGTATATAACCAGGCAATTGTACAAGACAAGAATACTCTTGCCGATAACACGTTACAATTCATTGAAGCAAGACTAAGTTCAGTAGAGCACGATCTTGATTCGATTGAAAGGAAGATACAACAGTTTAAGTCGAACAAAGGCATCGTGGATTTGAGCACTCAAGGTCAGTTGTTCTTACAGAATGTAAGCATGAACGACCAGAAAATGGGCGATATCAATATGCAGCTTGCTGTGCTGAACCAGGTAGAGTCATTTGTCAATTCCAAAGAACGTTCTGGAGGGATTGTTCCTTCTACATTGGGCGTTACAGATCCTGTTCTGTCTCAACTGGTAGAAAAGCTTTACACTTCAGAATTAGAATACGAAAGATTGAAGAAAACAACCGCAGAAAATAACCCATTGCTTGTGTCAGTTACCGATAGAATTGAGAAGATAAGACCAAGCATCATGGAGAATATCCAAAGCCAACGCAGAGGCTTACAAGCAAGCAGGAATAATATTTCTGCTACCAACAACATGTATTCATCTGTATTGCGTACAATGCCTGCAAAAGAAAGAGAACTTATAGATATAAACAGGGAACAAAGCATCAAGAATGGCATCTATACTTTCCTGTTGCAAAAGCGCGAAGAGACTGCACTTTCATACGCAGCCACTGTTTCTGACAGCAGGATTATTGATAAAGCAGCTTCATCTGACACACCTGTAAATCCAAAGAAAAAGATAGTTTACCTGTCTTCTTTACTTATTGCGTTGCTTGGTGGAATGGGCTTTGTGTATGGCCGCGAATCTTTAAGTAGGAAGATCATGTTTAGGCACGAAATAGAACAATTGACAGAACTGCCAATAGTAGGTGAGATAAGCGTGGAGAGCTCGAAAAATCCTATCGTTATTGGCAATGGTAAAAAAACTTTCATTGCAGAACAGTTCCGGAAGTTGCGTGTCTCATTAAGCTATATGGGCGTAAGCTCAAAACGCAAACGCATACTTGTGACATCTTCTGTAAGCGGCGAGGGAAAGAGTTTTGTAGCTTCTAATCTTGCACTTACACTATCGTTATCAAATAAAAAGGTAGTGCTGCTGGATTTTGACCTGAACAATCCAACGCTCAACAACAAACTAAAAATACAGCACCAGAAAGGAATAACAGAATACCTGGAAGGTGATGTAGACGTAGAAGACATCATTGTACAAACGGATGTGAATCCGAATTTCTACATGATACCAACAGGTGATCTGCCTTACAATCCAACAGAGCTTATTATGAATGGTAAAGCAGAAGAATTGCTGAATCATCTTGATGGTATGTTTGATTACATCATCATAGATACAGCGCCTGTAATGCCTGTAACTGACGCATATATTTTATCTCCACTTTGCGATGCTACACTCTATATAGTAAGACATGGCTACACGCCAAAAGTATTTGTGGAGCGGATAGATGAAAACAACAAGATCAATCAATTGACCAATGCAGCTATAGTGTTCAATGGTGTTACGCCACGAGGTTTTGGCAGCATGCACTATGGTTATGGATATGGTTATGGATATATCTACGACGATAAGCAAAGCCGTAAGAGGATCTCTTTACAAGGTTAAGAACAGACAGTAAAAACCTCGAAAGAGCCCTTGTTTCACCCCCAATTCTCAAACATATTTTAGAAAATTGATAGGCACGTATGTGACCGAGATGGGCGAAGCCTGTTTATTAAAACGACGGTTTATGAATGAAGAAAAGAAAATTTGGCGACTAGTGGTCACCAAACCAAGAGCGGAAAAAAAGGTTTGTGATCAATTAACAAAGAAGAACATAGAGCACTTTTACCCACAGAACACCATCTACCACAAGCTGAACCAAAAGATCAGGGTCAACAGCCAGCCACTGTTTCAGCGATACATATTTGTGAAAATTGCCGAACAGGAAGAAAGCCTCGTAAAGCAGGTTGAAGGTGTAAAGCATTTCATCTACTGGCTAGGAAAACCAGCTACCATCAACGACTCTGAAATTGTTATTATAAAAAAATTCACCAGTGAACATACTAATGTAAAACTCGAAAAAATACTGGTGAACATGCACGGAGACTCATCTACCCTATTTTGGGATGAAAAGCTTGAAGAAGCTACCGGCAACAATCAAAAAAGAAAATATTGCAAAGCCATATTACCATCTCTAGGTTATGCTATGGTTGCAGAAGTTATTCGTTCAGGAGTTGAAATCCTCAACCTCAAACGCAACTCGAAGTATGTCTTCTCTAATTTCTTCACGGGATCGTTAAGGTAAATATGCATGCAAAAAGCTTATATCATTTTAGCTCACAAGAATGGTGAACAAGTCTATCGCTTGGTTGAACGACTTAATGACGACTTTTCTTTCTTTTTTCTTCATATTGACAAAAAAGCATCACTGGAAGAATTTGCACCAGTTGTAAATGCTTTCACTAAAAAAGTAAAGCTGGTAAATCGGGTACCAATCAATTGGGGTGGATTTGGTTTGGTAGAAGCTACGTTGAATGCAATGCATGACATTAAAAACCACTCCATCAATTTCAATTGGATCTCTCTTTTAAGCGGCCAGGACTACCCTATCAAAAAGAATGATTTCATTCATCACTTTTTTAAAACTGCTACTGAAGCCGCCTTCATGGATTACTCGTTACTTCCTGATTATAACAGGTGGTCGCCACGCGGTGGTTATTACAGGATAGATCGATATTATTTGGGACTTGAAAGCCATTCTAAATTGACGGCAAAGGCATTGAACTTTTTAGCACGTTTTATTCCCGTTGTTCGTCGACCTTCTATGAAAGCACTTTGTCCATACGCAGGATCGCAGTGGTGGTCAATGACAAAAGAAACAATGGAGTACGTGCTGGATTATGTAGAAAACCACCCACTGTACGTACCCTTCCATAAATACACTTTCGCATCTGATGAGGTTTTCTTTCAAACCATTCTTCTGAATGCAAAACATTTGAAGGAAAGGGTGCGAAATAACAACAAGCGGTTCTTCATTTGGCCAGATACATCTAAAGCGCACCCGGAGGTTCTGGTAAAAGAAAATATAGATGTCATCATGAGCTCAGAAGCGCTGTTTGCACGAAAGTTCGATGTTGAGGAAGATCAAGATATTTTAGATCTTATAGATCAACGTTGCCTGGATCTTAAACCTGCTTACCAGGACTAATAGAAGTGAAATTGATTTACAAAGAACTAAAGAATTATGCAAGTATGGATGGATGCCGGATACGCGCGTATTTCAAAATGAAAAGAATAGATGATAATATGGTAAAAGCAGCTACCAACAGTAACATAAACAGTACAATGGAGGTAACTGTAAATGGATAAGAAAGTCCTACGTTGGAATTTCGTGTTTCAATATGGTTGGGTACTTACCAATGTATTCAACTCGATACTGCTACTGCCCTTCTACATCAAATACATAGAAGTAACCACTTTAGGCGTATGGCTTGCAGCAAGCAGTGTGCTGAATTGGATGACAATGGTAGATCCGGGTATAGGAGAAGTACTGCAACAAAAAATTGCTGAGCTAAGAGGTAAAAATGAAAAAGAAGAAATAGGTAAGTCAATAGGATCAGGTTTGATATCATCATCCTTTATCTTATTCATAGCTGCTGCTGTAGGGATAATTTTCTATTTCTGCCTTGGCTTGTTTTTAAAAAAAGACATCTCCCAGTACCAGCACTTGTCAATGGCGTTATTGATAACGATTATTGCTACAGGATTATCCCTTGTTTCTTTTACACTAACCGGCATCAACCAGGGTTTGCATAATTCTGCACAGGTTGCCATATCATCCATTTCAGCAAACGTGCTCTTCCTGATTGTCAACCTGGTATTCCTGTTTATGGGATATGGTGTTATGTCAATTGCCATAGCAAATCTTGCCAGGGCTTCATTTCTAAACATCTACATTTTTACTTCTTTAAAAAAGTTATTGAACAGGGAAAGGATCAATATCCTTTTCAATCGCATTCACTTCAAAAAATTCATCAGGATATTTTCGTTTACATCTGCTTCTAAAATTATTTCAGGCCTATCCTATAGCATCGACATGGTAGTGCTGGCGAGATATATAGCCCCTGGCATGATCGCTATTTATGAAATAAACAAGCGTCCCTTGAACCTGACCAACACACTCATTGGTCGTCATTCAGTAGCACTCATGCCGCTCATTTCACATTCAAAAGGATTAGACGATAAGCATGCTATCATACAATTAATCAATAAACAATTCAGGCTGTACATATACGGCGCTCTCTTTGTTGCCTTCATGTTTGCCATTAATTATTTTGACCTTATTACTGCATGGGTAGGTGAAGGAAAATATATTGGTGACAACATTTTGTTCCTGCTGGTGATTTCCAATTTTGTAGTATTGATCGCCTATTTTATGTCCAACATGGGATATGCATTAGGCGACATCAAAAAGAACAGCAAATTCAATATAATACGTAACCTCTTTTATGGCGTGTTCATTGTCATAGCAGCTCGTTATTACGGAATTATAGGAACTGTTGTAGTATCGCTAACAATGTCGCTGGGCATCGATCTTTTCTTTTTCTCTTACCGCGTATATAAGATGGGATACCTGCAAGTGGCACTAATGAAAAAGATTGCCGGCATCTGCGCGATCATCATACCCAGTAGTGCTGTAGCGGCGTATATGTTGCACCTGCTGATAACAAATACAATCCCTGTGGATATGCATTTTGTCAAGCTGCTGGTTAACTCAGCCTGCTTCACATTATTTTTCATTTTATTACTACTTCTTATTGACCAGGGCCTGCGCAATCAACTACGTTTCTGGAAACAAAAACTGGTTGTACGCTTTGCTCTATAATTAAACAATTGTATGCCGAAATTCATTGTAATGCTCCGTGTAAAAGACGGGATCACTTTTGTTCATGAGTGGCTTGCGTGTTTTGAAAAATTAGTGGATGAAATTGTGGTTCTGGATAATGGATCTACAGATGGCACTTACGAAATTTTAGAAGCACATCCTAAAGTAACTGACATTATTCGCACAGAAGGATACAATGAGG
Coding sequences within it:
- a CDS encoding lipopolysaccharide biosynthesis protein — protein: MDKKVLRWNFVFQYGWVLTNVFNSILLLPFYIKYIEVTTLGVWLAASSVLNWMTMVDPGIGEVLQQKIAELRGKNEKEEIGKSIGSGLISSSFILFIAAAVGIIFYFCLGLFLKKDISQYQHLSMALLITIIATGLSLVSFTLTGINQGLHNSAQVAISSISANVLFLIVNLVFLFMGYGVMSIAIANLARASFLNIYIFTSLKKLLNRERINILFNRIHFKKFIRIFSFTSASKIISGLSYSIDMVVLARYIAPGMIAIYEINKRPLNLTNTLIGRHSVALMPLISHSKGLDDKHAIIQLINKQFRLYIYGALFVAFMFAINYFDLITAWVGEGKYIGDNILFLLVISNFVVLIAYFMSNMGYALGDIKKNSKFNIIRNLFYGVFIVIAARYYGIIGTVVVSLTMSLGIDLFFFSYRVYKMGYLQVALMKKIAGICAIIIPSSAVAAYMLHLLITNTIPVDMHFVKLLVNSACFTLFFILLLLLIDQGLRNQLRFWKQKLVVRFAL
- a CDS encoding beta-1,6-N-acetylglucosaminyltransferase, with the translated sequence MQKAYIILAHKNGEQVYRLVERLNDDFSFFFLHIDKKASLEEFAPVVNAFTKKVKLVNRVPINWGGFGLVEATLNAMHDIKNHSINFNWISLLSGQDYPIKKNDFIHHFFKTATEAAFMDYSLLPDYNRWSPRGGYYRIDRYYLGLESHSKLTAKALNFLARFIPVVRRPSMKALCPYAGSQWWSMTKETMEYVLDYVENHPLYVPFHKYTFASDEVFFQTILLNAKHLKERVRNNNKRFFIWPDTSKAHPEVLVKENIDVIMSSEALFARKFDVEEDQDILDLIDQRCLDLKPAYQD
- a CDS encoding polysaccharide biosynthesis/export family protein codes for the protein MASYFGSILIPLSIGLLASCSNSRKTVYFNEQKDASIASTITVPQSIIRNNDLLSINVSSLNPEATAIFNTPNTTVTPTSGVATTGAAVQTTGYLVKADGNIQFPLLGNVKAAGLNSNQLAEQLTRTLTSKKLLVDPIVTVRFLNYRVTVLGEVSRPTVINVPDEKISLLEALGLAGDITIFGKKDNVMVIREEEGQKIIKRINLNSSELFQSPYYYLKSNDIVYVEPNNARVASSTRTNQLLPILLSGLSFAAIIVDRVTR
- a CDS encoding GumC family protein, with product MEFTRKIKVERSGNIISQGIYRFMPYWPLFIVFVILGLAGGYLYMRFATPMYETTATLLIKDEKKGAIESKALESLDVLSPKKIIENEIEVIQSSTLLNQVINRLHLYAPVYKEKALKSVSAYSTSPIYVQLDTGTAIRPVEKIPFQFDNTKSVVKLESGEYPLNNWVSTPYGKMKFLPTKNTAVPASDEKLYFSIASPKSVAGSIGKRLTVSTSNKMTSILNLKLTDEDPKKGEDILNELLYVYNQAIVQDKNTLADNTLQFIEARLSSVEHDLDSIERKIQQFKSNKGIVDLSTQGQLFLQNVSMNDQKMGDINMQLAVLNQVESFVNSKERSGGIVPSTLGVTDPVLSQLVEKLYTSELEYERLKKTTAENNPLLVSVTDRIEKIRPSIMENIQSQRRGLQASRNNISATNNMYSSVLRTMPAKERELIDINREQSIKNGIYTFLLQKREETALSYAATVSDSRIIDKAASSDTPVNPKKKIVYLSSLLIALLGGMGFVYGRESLSRKIMFRHEIEQLTELPIVGEISVESSKNPIVIGNGKKTFIAEQFRKLRVSLSYMGVSSKRKRILVTSSVSGEGKSFVASNLALTLSLSNKKVVLLDFDLNNPTLNNKLKIQHQKGITEYLEGDVDVEDIIVQTDVNPNFYMIPTGDLPYNPTELIMNGKAEELLNHLDGMFDYIIIDTAPVMPVTDAYILSPLCDATLYIVRHGYTPKVFVERIDENNKINQLTNAAIVFNGVTPRGFGSMHYGYGYGYGYIYDDKQSRKRISLQG
- the nusG gene encoding transcription termination/antitermination protein NusG — protein: MNEEKKIWRLVVTKPRAEKKVCDQLTKKNIEHFYPQNTIYHKLNQKIRVNSQPLFQRYIFVKIAEQEESLVKQVEGVKHFIYWLGKPATINDSEIVIIKKFTSEHTNVKLEKILVNMHGDSSTLFWDEKLEEATGNNQKRKYCKAILPSLGYAMVAEVIRSGVEILNLKRNSKYVFSNFFTGSLR